In Lemur catta isolate mLemCat1 chromosome 1, mLemCat1.pri, whole genome shotgun sequence, one DNA window encodes the following:
- the SENP8 gene encoding sentrin-specific protease 8 → MDPVVLSYMDSLLRQSDVSLLDPPNWLNDHIIGFAFEYFANSQFRDCSDHVCFISPEVTQFIKCTSNPAEIAMFLEPLDLPHKRVIFLAINDNSNHAAGGTHWSLLVYHQDKNSFCHYDSHSRSNSVHAKQVAEKLEVFLSRKGDKLVFVEERAPAQQNSYDCGMYVICNTEALCHNFFRQQTESLLQLLTPAYITEKRGEWKDLIDRLAKN, encoded by the coding sequence ATGGACCCTGTAGTCTTGAGTTACATGGACAGTCTACTGCGGCAATCAGATGTCTCACTATTGGATCCACCAAACTGGCTTAATGACCATATTATTGGGTTTGCCTTTGAGTACTTTGCCAACAGTCAATTTCGTGACTGTTCTGACCATGTCTGCTTCATCAGCCCTGAAGTCACTCAGTTCATCAAGTGCACTAGCAACCCAGCAGAGATCGCCATGTTCCTTGAGCCTCTGGACCTCCCCCACAAGAGAGTTATATTTTTAGCCATCAATGATAACTCCAACCATGCAGCTGGGGGAACCCACTGGAGTTTGTTGGTTTATCACCaagataaaaatagcttttgtCATTATGATTCCCATAGTAGGAGCAATTCAGTCCACGCAAAGCAGGTAGCAGAGAAACTGGAGGTTTTCTTAAGCAGAAAAGGGGACAAATTGGTCTTTGTGGAAGAGAGAGCCCCTGCTCAACAAAACAGCTATGACTGTGGGATGTATGTGATATGTAACACTGAGGCCTTGTGTCACAACTTCTTCAGGCAGCAGACAGAATCACTGCTGCAGCTACTTACGCCTGCATACAtcacagagaagagaggagaatggAAAGACCTCATTGACAGACTTGCTAAAAATTAG